One window from the genome of Dolosigranulum savutiense encodes:
- the gyrB gene encoding DNA topoisomerase (ATP-hydrolyzing) subunit B, whose product MVDDSLTPKELQELKKTYDASQIQVLEGLEAVRVRPGMYIGSTGEDGLHHLVWEIVDNSIDEAMAGYADTINVYIEEDNIIRITDNGRGIPVDLQEKTGRPAVETVFTVLHAGGKFGGGGYKVSGGLHGVGSSVVNALSEFLEVRVYREDKIHYQRYERGLVMDDLQVIGKTTETGTEVLFKADSQIFRETTVYDFDRLATRVRELAFLNKGLNIAIEDRRGEETKRMDYHYEGGIKRYVEYLNENRDVLYDEPIFLEGEAEDVIVEVSLQHTDSFHTNIMSFANNIHTYEGGMHESGFKTAITRSINNYARENNFLKESDANFTGDDVREGLTVVLSVKHPNPQFEGQTKTKLGNSEVRGITDRLFSEHFERFLMENPKVGKRIIDKALLASKARLAAKRAREVTRKKSGLEISNLPGKLADCSSRDPQESELFIVEGDSAGGSAKQGRSRMFQAILPIRGKILNVEKASIDRILANNEIRSLFTAMGTGFGEEFNVEEVRYQKLIIMTDADVDGAHIRTLLLTLLYRYMRPLIEAGYVYVAQPPLYQVKQGRKEMYLHTEQKLREYLAELPESPKPSIQRYKGLGEMDAEQLWETTMNPENRRLLRVDVDDAIEADKVFDMLMGENVTPRREFIEANARYVQNIDT is encoded by the coding sequence GTGGTAGATGATTCATTAACCCCGAAAGAGCTGCAAGAGTTAAAGAAAACATATGATGCCAGTCAGATTCAAGTGTTGGAAGGATTGGAAGCTGTCCGCGTTCGGCCTGGAATGTATATCGGGTCAACAGGAGAAGATGGGTTGCATCATTTAGTCTGGGAAATCGTTGATAATTCGATTGATGAAGCAATGGCTGGTTATGCGGATACTATTAATGTTTATATTGAAGAAGATAACATTATTCGCATTACAGATAACGGTCGAGGTATCCCAGTTGATTTACAAGAGAAGACAGGTCGTCCCGCAGTAGAGACAGTCTTTACAGTGCTACATGCAGGTGGGAAATTTGGTGGCGGAGGCTATAAGGTTTCTGGTGGTTTGCACGGTGTGGGTTCATCTGTTGTCAATGCATTATCTGAATTCTTAGAAGTTCGTGTTTACCGAGAGGATAAAATCCATTACCAGCGCTATGAACGTGGCTTAGTTATGGATGACCTGCAAGTGATTGGTAAGACCACTGAAACAGGAACTGAAGTCCTCTTTAAAGCTGATAGTCAAATCTTTAGAGAAACAACAGTCTATGATTTTGATCGCTTAGCTACTCGAGTTAGAGAGTTAGCATTTTTGAACAAAGGATTAAATATTGCCATTGAAGATCGTCGTGGTGAAGAGACGAAACGGATGGATTATCATTATGAAGGCGGGATTAAGCGCTACGTTGAATACTTGAATGAGAATCGTGATGTGCTTTATGACGAGCCAATTTTCTTAGAAGGCGAAGCAGAAGACGTGATCGTCGAAGTATCTCTTCAACATACGGATAGTTTCCATACTAATATTATGAGTTTTGCTAATAATATTCATACATATGAGGGTGGGATGCACGAATCAGGCTTTAAGACAGCAATTACGCGGTCAATCAATAATTATGCACGTGAAAACAACTTTTTAAAAGAGTCCGATGCAAACTTTACGGGTGATGATGTACGAGAAGGGTTAACGGTAGTTCTTAGTGTCAAGCATCCGAATCCGCAATTCGAAGGGCAAACGAAGACGAAGCTAGGGAACTCTGAAGTGCGCGGTATTACTGATCGTCTATTTTCAGAACATTTTGAACGTTTTTTAATGGAAAATCCAAAAGTTGGTAAGCGAATTATTGATAAAGCGCTCCTTGCTTCAAAAGCCCGTTTAGCTGCAAAGCGGGCACGGGAAGTGACGCGGAAGAAGAGTGGTTTAGAAATTAGTAACTTGCCAGGTAAATTGGCGGACTGTTCTTCACGCGATCCACAAGAGTCCGAATTATTTATTGTTGAGGGAGACTCAGCGGGTGGTTCGGCAAAACAGGGCCGTTCACGGATGTTTCAAGCAATATTGCCTATTCGTGGAAAGATCTTAAATGTTGAGAAAGCTTCGATTGATCGAATTTTAGCCAATAATGAAATCCGCTCATTATTTACAGCAATGGGAACAGGTTTTGGTGAAGAATTCAATGTGGAAGAAGTTCGTTATCAGAAATTAATTATTATGACGGATGCGGATGTTGATGGTGCACATATTCGGACGCTACTGTTAACATTATTGTACCGCTACATGCGACCACTTATTGAAGCAGGTTATGTCTATGTAGCTCAACCACCGCTTTATCAAGTGAAGCAAGGTCGCAAGGAAATGTATTTGCATACAGAACAAAAATTGCGGGAATATTTAGCAGAGCTTCCAGAGTCGCCCAAGCCATCTATCCAACGTTACAAAGGATTAGGTGAGATGGATGCGGAGCAGTTGTGGGAGACAACCATGAATCCTGAAAATCGCCGCTTACTTCGGGTAGATGTTGATGACGCGATTGAAGCGGATAAAGTGTTCGATATGTTGATGGGAGAGAATGTAACGCCAAGACGTGAATTTATTGAAGCAAATGCGCGTTATGTTCAAAATATCGATACCTAG
- the gyrA gene encoding DNA gyrase subunit A, which produces MKNSFLDYAMSVIVSRALPDVRDGLKPVHRRILYGMNELGVTPDKAHKKSARIIGDVMGKYHPHGDSAIYDSMVRMAQDFSYRTPLVDGHGNFGSIDGDGAAAMRYTEARMSKIATELLRDINKDTIDYHDNYDGNEQEPDVLPARFPNLLVNGASGIAVGMATNIPPHNLNEVIDACALLMDNPDATVAELMEVLPGPDFPTGASVIGMSGIRRAYETGRGSIKIRAKARIDVQKNGKERIIVDEIPYMVNKAKLIEKIAELARDKRIEGITDLNDESDRDGLRIVIDIRRDTSAAVVLNNLYKLTQMQTSFGFNMLAIAGGIPKTFGLRDILEHYLQHQQEVIRRRTEFDKNKAEARAHILEGLRVALDHIDAIITLIRQSETADVAKKGLIEQFSLSDRQAQAILDMRMVRLTGLERDKIEEEYSGLLEKIAELKAILASPARINQIIKEEMAEIAKKHGDERRTELLVGEELSIEDEDLIEEEKIAVTLSHGGYMKRMPVSEFKSQNRGGRGVKGMSTNDDDFVEQLRICSTHDFLLFFTNKGKVYQAKGYEVPEYGRNAKGIPALNFLNIDKDEKIQTMISMTDHEATDRQLFFATRQGTVKRTALSEFENIRTSGLIAINLKEDDELVNVVVTNGTQSIVMGTHGGYAVHFSETDVRSMGRTATGVRGIRLEDEDYVIGMEILNSDQDVFVVSENGYGKRTAATEYAIRNRGGKGVITLNITDKNGPLVALKTVDGTEDIMMVTDQGIMIRFDAQDISQTSRSTQGVRLMRLEDESRVATVAKINFSDDEDETDEALDNQSLSKSSKPAKNNGENLIDDGQDNEYESLNISNELSNESNKSSDNGSKLDELIDRATDDIDKDLDE; this is translated from the coding sequence ATGAAAAATTCATTCTTAGATTATGCGATGAGTGTGATAGTGTCTCGAGCTCTGCCGGATGTTCGAGATGGCTTAAAGCCGGTACACCGGCGTATTCTCTATGGGATGAATGAGTTAGGCGTGACTCCAGATAAAGCGCATAAAAAGTCTGCCCGTATTATTGGGGATGTAATGGGGAAATACCACCCTCACGGCGATAGTGCCATTTATGACTCGATGGTGCGTATGGCACAAGACTTTAGTTATCGTACCCCTCTTGTTGATGGGCATGGTAACTTCGGTTCAATTGACGGTGATGGTGCAGCAGCCATGCGGTATACTGAAGCTAGAATGAGCAAAATTGCTACGGAATTACTGCGGGATATTAATAAAGATACGATCGATTATCATGATAACTACGATGGGAATGAACAAGAACCTGATGTATTGCCTGCCCGATTCCCAAACTTACTTGTCAATGGAGCATCGGGCATTGCAGTCGGAATGGCAACGAATATTCCGCCACATAACTTGAATGAAGTCATTGATGCATGTGCTCTTTTGATGGATAATCCTGATGCAACTGTAGCCGAATTGATGGAAGTTTTGCCAGGACCAGATTTCCCAACTGGGGCTAGTGTCATTGGTATGTCAGGGATTCGTCGGGCTTACGAGACCGGTCGTGGCTCCATTAAAATTCGAGCTAAAGCGCGCATCGATGTTCAGAAGAATGGGAAAGAGCGCATTATCGTTGATGAAATTCCTTATATGGTGAATAAAGCTAAATTAATCGAAAAAATAGCTGAATTAGCACGTGATAAGCGGATTGAAGGAATTACTGATTTGAATGATGAATCTGATCGTGATGGATTACGAATTGTTATTGATATTCGTCGTGACACGTCAGCCGCTGTCGTATTAAATAACTTGTATAAGCTAACTCAGATGCAGACGTCATTCGGCTTTAATATGCTAGCGATTGCAGGGGGAATACCGAAAACATTTGGCTTACGTGATATATTAGAACATTATCTGCAGCACCAACAAGAAGTTATTCGGCGTCGGACTGAATTTGATAAAAATAAAGCAGAAGCACGGGCTCATATTTTAGAAGGATTACGCGTTGCTTTAGACCATATTGATGCTATTATTACCTTAATTCGTCAATCAGAGACAGCTGATGTCGCCAAAAAAGGCTTGATTGAACAATTCAGCTTAAGTGATCGACAAGCTCAGGCGATTTTAGATATGCGAATGGTCCGTTTAACCGGTTTAGAACGTGACAAGATTGAAGAAGAATACAGTGGCCTATTAGAAAAAATTGCGGAATTAAAAGCTATTCTTGCCAGTCCCGCGCGCATTAACCAAATTATTAAGGAAGAAATGGCCGAAATTGCGAAAAAACATGGGGATGAGCGTCGGACTGAACTGCTAGTTGGTGAAGAGTTAAGTATTGAAGATGAAGACTTAATTGAAGAAGAAAAAATTGCGGTAACGTTATCTCACGGTGGCTATATGAAACGCATGCCGGTTTCAGAATTCAAGTCACAAAATCGCGGTGGTCGTGGAGTGAAGGGTATGAGTACAAATGATGATGATTTTGTCGAGCAATTACGTATTTGCTCAACTCATGATTTCTTGCTATTCTTTACCAATAAAGGAAAAGTTTACCAAGCAAAAGGCTATGAAGTTCCGGAGTATGGTCGCAATGCAAAAGGAATTCCCGCACTGAATTTCTTAAATATCGATAAAGATGAAAAAATTCAAACCATGATTTCAATGACTGATCATGAAGCAACCGATCGTCAATTGTTCTTCGCTACTCGTCAAGGAACAGTGAAGCGAACAGCACTCAGTGAATTCGAGAATATTCGGACGTCGGGATTAATCGCGATCAATCTAAAAGAAGATGATGAATTAGTCAATGTTGTTGTCACAAATGGGACCCAATCGATTGTGATGGGAACTCATGGCGGTTACGCCGTTCACTTCTCGGAGACAGATGTTCGCAGTATGGGCCGTACTGCTACCGGTGTTCGTGGTATTCGCTTAGAAGATGAGGACTATGTTATTGGGATGGAAATCCTGAATTCAGACCAAGATGTATTTGTGGTATCTGAGAATGGATATGGGAAACGAACGGCAGCCACCGAGTATGCGATTCGTAATCGTGGTGGTAAAGGTGTGATTACCTTGAATATCACGGATAAAAATGGTCCATTAGTTGCACTGAAAACAGTGGATGGCACGGAAGATATTATGATGGTAACAGATCAAGGGATTATGATTCGATTCGATGCGCAAGATATTTCACAAACATCTCGCTCAACGCAAGGAGTACGTTTAATGCGTCTAGAGGATGAAAGTCGGGTAGCTACTGTTGCTAAAATTAATTTTAGCGATGATGAGGATGAAACAGATGAGGCATTAGACAATCAGTCATTATCAAAATCGTCAAAACCTGCCAAAAATAATGGTGAAAATTTGATAGATGATGGACAGGATAATGAGTACGAATCGCTTAATATAAGCAATGAATTGTCAAATGAGTCCAATAAATCGAGTGATAATGGGTCAAAATTGGACGAATTAATTGATCGAGCGACTGATGATATAGATAAAGACCTTGATGAATAG
- the recF gene encoding DNA replication/repair protein RecF (All proteins in this family for which functions are known are DNA-binding proteins that assist the filamentation of RecA onto DNA for the initiation of recombination or recombinational repair.) has translation MWLETIELSGFRNYQETALTFSDGVNVFLGQNAQGKTNMMESIYFLALARSHRTTSDKELINWEADFTRVSGKINSKGSTFPLAISLSNKGKQAKVNHLEQKKLSQYVGNLNIILFAPEDLELVKGSPAVRRQFIDRELGQMSAVYLHHLVSYQEILKQRNQYLKEYKASQSFDMVYLDILTEQLATEGAEVLNRRLNFVAKLNEWAAPIQQDISQGKEKLDIQYKTTLLLSNDSQKSSIYRQLLDKYEESKQRELDRGTTIIGPHRDDLVFYVNDKNIQTYGSQGQQRTTALSVKLAEIELMKEMTGEYPVLLLDDVLSELDNHRQTHLLKTIEKKVQTFLTTTSLDGVDTDLLNEPKIFHVLAGQIVKKEVDSEEMESA, from the coding sequence GACAATTGAACTTAGTGGCTTTAGAAACTATCAAGAAACAGCGCTAACGTTCTCAGATGGGGTAAATGTCTTCTTAGGCCAAAACGCTCAAGGAAAAACCAATATGATGGAAAGTATTTATTTCCTTGCTTTAGCTAGAAGTCATCGAACAACCAGTGATAAGGAACTTATTAATTGGGAGGCAGATTTTACGCGCGTTAGTGGGAAAATAAATTCAAAAGGGTCTACTTTTCCATTAGCCATTAGTTTGTCCAACAAAGGAAAACAAGCAAAAGTTAATCATTTAGAACAAAAAAAATTGAGTCAGTATGTTGGGAATTTAAATATTATTTTATTTGCGCCGGAAGATTTAGAGTTAGTGAAGGGATCTCCCGCGGTGCGTCGGCAATTTATTGATCGTGAATTAGGCCAGATGAGTGCCGTTTATTTACATCATTTAGTCAGTTATCAAGAGATTTTAAAACAGCGGAATCAATATTTAAAGGAATATAAAGCGAGTCAATCATTTGATATGGTATATTTGGATATTTTAACAGAACAATTAGCCACAGAAGGGGCCGAAGTACTTAACAGGCGTCTTAATTTTGTAGCGAAATTAAATGAGTGGGCGGCCCCTATTCAACAAGATATTTCACAAGGGAAAGAGAAGTTAGATATTCAGTATAAAACAACTTTATTACTGTCAAATGACAGTCAAAAGTCGTCTATTTATCGTCAATTATTGGACAAATATGAAGAAAGTAAACAGCGCGAGTTGGATAGAGGCACAACAATTATTGGCCCTCATCGCGATGATTTAGTCTTTTATGTGAATGATAAAAATATACAAACATATGGTTCACAAGGCCAGCAACGTACGACTGCTTTAAGTGTCAAATTAGCAGAAATTGAATTAATGAAAGAGATGACAGGTGAATATCCTGTTTTGTTATTGGACGATGTGTTAAGTGAATTAGACAATCACCGTCAAACACATTTACTAAAAACAATTGAAAAGAAAGTCCAAACCTTTTTGACAACAACCAGTTTAGACGGTGTTGACACTGATTTGTTAAATGAACCTAAAATTTTTCATGTCTTAGCCGGTCAAATTGTAAAAAAAGAAGTGGATAGTGAAGAAATGGAGAGTGCATAA